In Halarcobacter mediterraneus, the following proteins share a genomic window:
- a CDS encoding replicative DNA helicase — MDSVYSINIERAVLSSILFNPDELEDILGVLKPKDFYLPAHQKIFEVMVKLHDDSMPIDEEFIKKRVDSKDVDDSILLEILSANPITNTFAYVKEIKDSSVKRELTTLATTIKKVSLEEEITANDALDVVQSELYKISTDSSTSELKDMEEITGDTLSYIERMKKLGGKHLIGETTGFYDLDKRTTGFNEGDLVIIAARPAMGKTALVLNMALKNVEAGKGVIFFSLEMPAEQLMLRMLAAKTSIPLQNLRKGDMDDNQWSNLTSAFEDLNTKKLFVDDGGSVNINQLRARVRKLAQNEDNNISLVVIDYLQLMQGTGNKDRHQEVSDISRGLKMLAREMKIPIIALSQLNRGLENRPDKRPMLSDLRESGAIEQDADIIMFVYRDDVYKERDEARKEKEAKDKGEEYKSTFVNKPVEEAEIIIGKQRNGPIGTVKLDFQKQYTRFVDKENSNDAPIEVVFESVSDTNKETNIEVPDIL, encoded by the coding sequence GTGGATAGTGTATATAGTATAAATATTGAAAGAGCAGTTTTAAGTTCTATTCTCTTTAATCCAGATGAACTTGAAGATATATTAGGTGTTTTAAAACCAAAAGATTTTTATCTTCCTGCACATCAGAAAATATTTGAAGTAATGGTAAAACTTCATGATGATTCAATGCCAATTGATGAAGAATTTATTAAAAAAAGAGTTGATTCTAAAGATGTTGATGATTCGATTTTATTAGAGATTCTTTCTGCAAACCCTATTACTAACACTTTCGCTTATGTAAAAGAGATTAAAGATAGTTCTGTAAAAAGAGAACTTACTACTTTGGCAACAACTATAAAAAAAGTTTCTTTAGAGGAAGAAATTACTGCAAATGATGCCTTAGATGTAGTTCAAAGTGAATTATATAAAATTTCTACAGATAGTTCAACAAGTGAATTAAAAGATATGGAAGAAATTACAGGAGATACTCTTTCATATATTGAGAGGATGAAAAAACTTGGTGGTAAACATTTAATTGGGGAAACAACAGGTTTTTATGATTTAGATAAAAGAACAACAGGTTTTAATGAAGGGGATCTGGTAATTATTGCGGCAAGACCAGCAATGGGTAAAACAGCACTTGTTTTAAATATGGCTTTAAAAAATGTTGAAGCAGGAAAAGGAGTAATTTTTTTCTCTTTAGAAATGCCTGCTGAACAACTAATGCTTAGAATGCTTGCTGCAAAAACTTCAATACCTTTGCAAAATCTTAGAAAAGGTGATATGGATGATAATCAATGGTCTAACTTAACATCTGCTTTTGAAGATTTAAATACAAAAAAACTATTTGTAGATGATGGGGGAAGTGTAAATATTAATCAATTAAGAGCAAGAGTTAGAAAATTAGCCCAAAATGAAGATAACAATATTTCTTTAGTTGTGATTGACTACTTACAGCTTATGCAAGGAACTGGAAATAAAGATAGACATCAAGAGGTCTCAGATATTTCAAGGGGATTAAAAATGCTTGCAAGGGAGATGAAGATTCCAATTATTGCTCTTTCTCAGTTAAATAGGGGACTTGAAAATAGACCAGATAAAAGACCAATGCTTTCAGATCTTAGAGAATCAGGAGCAATAGAACAAGATGCAGATATTATAATGTTTGTATATAGAGATGATGTTTATAAAGAAAGAGATGAAGCAAGAAAAGAAAAAGAAGCAAAAGATAAAGGAGAAGAGTATAAGTCTACTTTTGTTAATAAACCAGTAGAAGAAGCTGAGATTATTATTGGTAAACAAAGAAATGGTCCTATAGGTACTGTTAAATTAGACTTTCAAAAACAATATACTAGATTTGTGGATAAAGAAAACTCAAATGATGCTCCAATAGAAGTTGTATTTGAGTCTGTATCTGATACAAATAAAGAAACAAATATAGAAGTTCCTGATATATTATAA
- a CDS encoding type II secretion system protein — translation MKKAFSLLELIFAIVVIGIIASYAVPKYLNTKDNALATTIKRDVVTIITSVQSYYLINGTINNISDVITLSKLNWEVSDNKITFAPNDIECIVMELDNNELTLDIDSDSSNVCTILEEMGVENETFNLM, via the coding sequence ATGAAAAAAGCTTTCTCTTTATTAGAACTTATTTTTGCAATTGTTGTAATAGGAATAATTGCTTCTTATGCTGTACCTAAATATTTAAATACAAAAGATAATGCTCTAGCAACAACAATAAAAAGAGATGTTGTTACGATTATAACCTCTGTTCAAAGTTATTATTTGATTAATGGTACAATAAATAATATTTCAGATGTGATTACTTTAAGTAAGTTAAACTGGGAAGTTTCTGATAATAAAATCACTTTTGCACCAAATGATATTGAATGTATTGTTATGGAATTAGATAATAATGAATTAACTTTAGACATTGATTCTGATTCAAGTAATGTTTGTACAATATTAGAAGAAATGGGTGTTGAGAATGAGACTTTTAATTTAATGTAA
- a CDS encoding leucyl aminopeptidase, translating into MKLNLIEKNIKKVNTDLEIIIVDSIKNLKEKEILENLSFEAKDEVSVLLPESKKIFVGCEANDYDSLAIAIATAVKKFSSTKFTSAKVKVEKDSVKALVEGAALGAYKFDKYKSEKKKEKEKELNFCIEKVSKAIKNSFEESLEIAKAVNKTRDMVNTTPEDFYPDVMAKEAKDIAKEAKLECVIHGEKYLEKNAMFAMLSVGRASRHESKLIHLSYKPSNAKKKIVLVGKGLTYDSGGLSLKPADFMTTMKSDKSGGCAVLGIMSVISKLQLPFEVHGIVGAVENMIGGDAYKPDDVLKAKNGTTIEVKNTDAEGRLVLADCLCYAQDEIKDIDYLFDYATLTGACVVGVGEYTSGIMGNNNDLAQEVVNNANKAGEYATVLHFNRFLKKTIKSEVADINNIASTRYGGSITAGIFLEKFIAKENKDKWIHHDIAGPAYVEKAWGYNPFGGSGAGVRMTLEFLKNMK; encoded by the coding sequence ATGAAATTAAATTTAATTGAAAAAAATATAAAAAAAGTAAATACTGATTTAGAAATTATAATTGTAGATTCTATTAAAAATTTAAAAGAGAAAGAGATTTTAGAAAACTTAAGCTTCGAAGCAAAAGATGAGGTGTCAGTTTTACTTCCAGAATCAAAAAAGATTTTTGTTGGATGTGAAGCTAATGATTATGATTCTTTAGCAATAGCAATAGCAACAGCTGTTAAAAAATTTAGCTCAACTAAATTTACAAGTGCAAAAGTTAAAGTTGAAAAAGACAGTGTAAAAGCTTTAGTTGAAGGTGCTGCTCTTGGTGCTTACAAATTTGATAAATATAAATCTGAAAAGAAAAAAGAAAAAGAAAAAGAATTAAACTTTTGTATAGAAAAAGTTTCAAAAGCTATTAAGAATAGTTTTGAAGAGTCTTTAGAAATTGCAAAAGCTGTAAATAAAACTAGGGATATGGTAAATACTACTCCAGAGGATTTTTATCCAGATGTTATGGCAAAAGAAGCAAAAGATATTGCAAAAGAAGCAAAATTAGAGTGTGTAATACATGGTGAAAAATATTTAGAAAAAAATGCAATGTTTGCAATGCTAAGTGTTGGTAGAGCATCTAGACATGAGTCTAAACTTATTCATTTATCATATAAACCATCAAATGCTAAGAAAAAAATAGTATTAGTTGGTAAGGGATTAACTTATGATTCAGGTGGATTATCTTTAAAACCAGCAGACTTTATGACAACTATGAAATCAGATAAAAGTGGTGGTTGTGCAGTTCTTGGAATTATGAGTGTTATTTCAAAATTACAGCTTCCTTTTGAAGTTCATGGTATTGTTGGTGCAGTTGAAAATATGATTGGTGGAGATGCTTATAAGCCTGATGATGTATTAAAAGCTAAAAATGGAACTACTATTGAAGTTAAAAATACTGATGCAGAAGGAAGACTTGTATTAGCTGATTGCTTATGTTATGCACAAGATGAAATTAAAGATATTGATTATCTTTTTGACTATGCAACATTAACTGGAGCTTGTGTAGTTGGAGTAGGTGAATATACTTCTGGTATCATGGGTAATAATAATGATTTAGCACAAGAAGTTGTAAATAATGCAAATAAAGCAGGTGAATATGCTACTGTTCTACACTTTAATAGATTTTTAAAGAAAACTATAAAATCTGAAGTTGCAGATATAAATAACATTGCAAGTACTAGATACGGGGGTTCTATTACAGCTGGAATTTTCTTAGAGAAATTTATTGCAAAAGAGAATAAAGACAAATGGATACACCATGATATCGCAGGACCTGCTTATGTAGAAAAAGCTTGGGGATATAATCCCTTTGGTGGAAGTGGTGCAGGAGTTAGAATGACTCTTGAGTTTTTAAAGAATATGAAATAA
- the ispG gene encoding flavodoxin-dependent (E)-4-hydroxy-3-methylbut-2-enyl-diphosphate synthase: protein MNNVKRYPTKKIYVGDVAIGGDAPISVQSMTYSKTSDIEATVEQIRALHFAGADIVRLAVPDLKAAHALKSIKEQTSLPIVADIHFNYKLALIAAEVVDCIRLNPGNIGDKKRVTEVVKACQQRNLPIRIGVNCGSLESQFEDKYGQTARGMVESADYNIKYLEDLGFDDIKVSLKASDVQRTVEAYRMLRPMNNYPFHLGVTEAGTQFHSTIKSSIALGSLLLDGIGDTLRVSMTGELEKEIEVGRAILKDAGLVQEGLNIISCPTCGRIEADLVSAVAEVEKKTKHIKTPLNVSVMGCVVNALGEAKAADVAIAYGKNVGLIIKKGETIAKLPTEDLLDRFLQEVEVEAKKASEE, encoded by the coding sequence ATGAATAATGTAAAACGATATCCAACAAAAAAAATATATGTAGGAGATGTAGCTATTGGAGGAGATGCTCCAATATCTGTACAATCAATGACATATAGTAAGACTTCTGATATAGAAGCAACAGTAGAACAAATAAGAGCCTTGCATTTTGCGGGAGCAGATATTGTAAGATTGGCAGTTCCGGACTTAAAAGCAGCACATGCTTTAAAAAGTATAAAAGAACAAACTTCTCTACCAATTGTTGCAGATATACATTTTAACTATAAGTTAGCTTTAATTGCAGCAGAAGTAGTAGATTGTATTAGGCTTAATCCAGGGAATATTGGAGATAAGAAAAGAGTAACAGAAGTAGTAAAAGCTTGTCAACAAAGAAATTTACCTATAAGAATTGGAGTAAATTGTGGTTCTTTGGAATCTCAATTTGAAGATAAATATGGACAAACAGCACGAGGTATGGTAGAAAGTGCAGATTATAATATTAAGTATTTAGAAGATTTAGGTTTTGATGATATTAAGGTATCTTTAAAAGCTAGTGATGTTCAAAGGACAGTTGAAGCATATAGAATGTTAAGACCTATGAATAATTATCCTTTTCATTTAGGTGTTACAGAAGCAGGAACACAGTTTCACTCAACTATTAAATCTTCAATTGCACTTGGAAGTTTACTTCTTGATGGTATTGGTGATACTTTAAGAGTCTCTATGACAGGTGAACTTGAAAAAGAGATTGAAGTAGGACGAGCAATTTTAAAAGATGCAGGTTTAGTTCAAGAGGGGCTTAATATTATTTCTTGTCCAACTTGTGGAAGAATTGAAGCAGATTTAGTTTCAGCTGTTGCAGAAGTTGAAAAAAAGACAAAACACATTAAAACACCTTTAAATGTTTCAGTTATGGGATGTGTTGTAAATGCTTTAGGTGAGGCAAAAGCTGCTGATGTTGCAATAGCTTATGGTAAAAATGTAGGCTTGATTATTAAAAAAGGTGAAACAATAGCAAAATTACCTACTGAAGATCTTTTAGATAGATTTTTACAAGAAGTTGAAGTTGAAGCAAAAAAAGCAAGTGAAGAGTAA
- a CDS encoding adenine phosphoribosyltransferase: MQLSLAEKKILSDSIRDIKDFPQEGVVFKDITTLLNNKEAYQVLMNHLENRYRSYNLDYIAGIDSRGFIFGAALADRLKIGFVPVRKKGKLPSTTVCEKYELEYGYDEVEIHLDAFPKKDARVLLIDDLLATGGTANAASKLIKNVNANLIEVCFLLNLTFLSGATKIEKHAPVYSILEI, encoded by the coding sequence ATGCAATTAAGTTTAGCAGAAAAAAAAATACTTAGCGATTCCATACGTGATATTAAAGACTTTCCTCAAGAAGGTGTAGTTTTTAAAGATATTACCACTTTATTAAATAATAAAGAAGCTTATCAAGTTTTAATGAATCATCTTGAAAATAGATATAGAAGTTATAATTTAGATTATATTGCAGGTATTGACTCAAGAGGTTTTATTTTTGGAGCAGCGTTGGCTGATAGACTTAAAATAGGCTTTGTTCCTGTACGAAAAAAAGGAAAACTTCCTAGTACAACTGTTTGTGAAAAATATGAATTAGAATATGGTTATGATGAAGTAGAGATTCATCTTGATGCTTTTCCTAAGAAAGATGCAAGAGTTCTTCTTATTGATGATTTACTTGCTACAGGGGGAACAGCAAATGCAGCTTCAAAGCTTATTAAGAATGTTAATGCTAATTTAATTGAAGTTTGTTTTTTATTAAACTTAACATTTTTATCTGGTGCAACAAAAATTGAAAAACATGCACCAGTTTATTCAATATTAGAAATTTAA
- a CDS encoding CvpA family protein — MQEFTAFDIVILSITLLLGLKGLMKGFIKEVFGLIGIIGGIFIASRMSEDIGNLIAPILALENNATIHLIGFIVGLIGFWIILYIIGIIISNIFSASGLGIFDRILGFVFGSAKVFFIFSVITYAIYQIESFQNLMNEKVSNSMTFPLLVDTGSFIVKLDPADFTKPIEEKLSNDDENLNTQNITEEAKKTFEDLKTKTNEAIDSTKEAVNQEIEKATKEAGENIVNSISEESKKEEGN, encoded by the coding sequence ATGCAAGAGTTCACTGCATTTGATATAGTGATATTAAGTATTACTCTATTATTGGGGCTTAAAGGTTTAATGAAAGGCTTTATAAAAGAGGTTTTTGGCTTAATAGGAATTATTGGTGGTATTTTTATTGCTTCTAGAATGTCTGAAGATATTGGTAATTTAATTGCACCTATTTTAGCTTTAGAAAACAATGCAACAATTCATTTAATTGGTTTTATTGTTGGACTAATTGGTTTTTGGATTATTTTATATATAATAGGAATAATAATAAGTAATATATTTTCTGCTAGTGGACTTGGTATTTTTGATAGAATTTTAGGTTTTGTTTTTGGTAGTGCAAAAGTGTTTTTTATTTTTTCAGTTATAACTTATGCAATTTATCAAATTGAGTCTTTCCAAAATTTAATGAATGAAAAAGTATCAAACTCTATGACTTTCCCTTTATTAGTGGATACAGGAAGTTTTATAGTTAAACTTGATCCAGCAGATTTTACTAAACCTATAGAAGAAAAGCTTTCTAATGATGATGAAAACCTTAATACTCAAAATATAACTGAAGAAGCTAAAAAAACTTTTGAAGATCTAAAGACAAAAACAAATGAAGCCATAGACTCTACAAAAGAAGCAGTAAATCAAGAAATTGAAAAAGCCACAAAAGAAGCTGGTGAGAATATTGTAAATTCAATTTCAGAAGAATCAAAAAAAGAAGAAGGAAATTAA
- a CDS encoding bifunctional heptose 7-phosphate kinase/heptose 1-phosphate adenyltransferase, translating into MINIEKKPKILVIGDLMIDSYLIGSCDRIAIDAPVPVVDVKKEKSVLGGAGNVIRNLASLGADVSVMSVVGDDDNAKLVKHLLDEVGTKSFLLEQKGRKTSKKTRILAGTSQIFRFDHESKNNISFENVKNLYSKLVEKINAFDAILLADYGKGVLTKDFTQKIISYANKNNVKVIVDPHGSNYSKYEGATLVLANIEEAQKISNIEISNDDKILEALKLIKSELKTEYAIITLAEEGIAILNNDKLSVLPTVPLEVFDITGSGDTVLASLGFALALNNNIYDSVEFANLATGVVLRKAGTATVSIEEIQSDQVYLDKKLIEKNLACKVK; encoded by the coding sequence ATGATTAATATAGAGAAGAAACCTAAAATTTTAGTTATTGGTGATCTTATGATAGATTCTTATTTAATAGGTTCTTGTGACAGAATAGCTATAGATGCACCTGTTCCTGTTGTAGATGTAAAAAAAGAAAAATCTGTTTTAGGTGGAGCTGGAAATGTAATTAGAAATTTAGCTTCTCTTGGTGCAGATGTTAGTGTTATGTCAGTTGTAGGTGATGATGATAATGCAAAATTAGTAAAACATCTTTTAGATGAAGTAGGCACAAAATCTTTTTTACTTGAACAAAAGGGACGAAAAACTTCTAAAAAAACAAGAATTCTTGCTGGAACATCACAAATTTTTAGATTTGACCATGAAAGTAAAAATAATATTTCTTTTGAGAATGTGAAAAACCTATATTCTAAATTAGTAGAAAAAATAAATGCTTTTGATGCAATTTTATTAGCAGATTATGGGAAAGGTGTTTTAACAAAAGATTTTACACAAAAAATTATTTCTTATGCTAATAAAAATAATGTAAAAGTTATTGTTGACCCTCATGGAAGTAACTATAGTAAATATGAGGGAGCAACACTAGTTCTTGCTAATATAGAGGAAGCCCAAAAAATTAGTAATATTGAAATTTCGAATGATGATAAGATTTTAGAAGCTCTAAAACTTATAAAAAGTGAATTAAAAACAGAATATGCGATTATAACATTAGCAGAAGAAGGAATTGCAATATTAAATAATGATAAATTATCAGTATTGCCAACAGTTCCTTTAGAGGTTTTTGATATTACAGGTTCTGGGGATACTGTATTAGCTTCATTAGGTTTTGCGTTGGCTTTAAATAATAATATTTATGATTCTGTAGAATTTGCAAACTTAGCTACAGGTGTTGTATTAAGAAAAGCAGGAACTGCAACAGTTTCAATTGAAGAAATACAATCAGATCAAGTATATCTTGATAAAAAACTAATAGAAAAAAATTTAGCTTGTAAAGTAAAATAA
- a CDS encoding DedA family protein: MKDFIQNNSGKLLFLLVALFLIFLGYNLYLAPVEGFENKFIYLLKTYGYIILFAWSILEGEMGLIMAGLLSHSGHMNLYMAIFVAGLGGFAGDQIYFYTGRFNKSYVHKKFKGQRRKFALAHILLQKYGWPIIFAQRYMYGMRTIIPISIGLTRYSAKTFAFINLISAWCWAAITIVPVWYFGEEILIVLKWAKEHWYYALPFAMVFGGSIVYYFHVMTKKKEK; this comes from the coding sequence ATGAAAGACTTTATCCAAAATAATTCAGGCAAATTATTATTTTTATTAGTTGCTTTATTCCTAATCTTTTTAGGTTATAACTTATATTTAGCACCTGTTGAAGGTTTTGAAAATAAATTTATTTACCTTTTAAAAACATACGGTTATATAATTCTTTTTGCTTGGAGTATTTTAGAAGGAGAAATGGGTCTTATTATGGCTGGTCTTTTATCTCATAGTGGACACATGAATTTATATATGGCTATTTTTGTTGCAGGCTTGGGTGGATTTGCAGGGGACCAAATATATTTTTATACAGGAAGATTTAATAAGTCTTATGTGCATAAAAAGTTTAAAGGTCAAAGAAGAAAGTTTGCATTAGCACATATTTTATTACAAAAATATGGTTGGCCAATTATTTTTGCTCAAAGATATATGTATGGTATGAGAACAATTATTCCAATTTCTATTGGATTAACAAGATATAGCGCCAAGACATTTGCTTTTATAAATTTAATTAGTGCTTGGTGTTGGGCAGCTATTACTATTGTTCCAGTTTGGTATTTTGGTGAAGAGATTTTAATTGTGTTAAAATGGGCAAAAGAACACTGGTATTATGCTTTACCATTTGCGATGGTATTCGGTGGAAGCATAGTTTACTATTTCCATGTAATGACAAAGAAAAAGGAGAAATAA
- the gmhB gene encoding D-glycero-beta-D-manno-heptose 1,7-bisphosphate 7-phosphatase, translating into MEKALFLDRDGVVNIEKEYLYKIEDFEFFEGIFESLKKIQNLGYKIFIITNQSGIARGYYTIEDFNILTSWMIKEFAKNAIEISQVEFCPHGPNDNCLCRKPKTGMIDNILKNYDIDLKNSWLVGDKNSDILCAKNAGIKNTIQVKSGHFFLENESEADYICESIKEINKIIQE; encoded by the coding sequence ATGGAAAAAGCTTTGTTTTTAGATAGAGATGGCGTTGTAAATATTGAAAAAGAGTACTTATATAAAATTGAAGATTTTGAGTTTTTTGAAGGAATCTTTGAAAGTTTAAAAAAAATACAAAACTTAGGCTATAAAATTTTTATAATAACAAATCAATCAGGTATAGCAAGAGGTTATTATACTATTGAAGATTTTAATATTCTTACTTCTTGGATGATAAAGGAATTTGCTAAAAATGCAATAGAAATATCACAAGTTGAGTTTTGTCCCCACGGTCCAAATGATAATTGTTTATGTAGAAAACCAAAAACAGGAATGATTGATAATATTTTAAAAAACTATGATATTGATTTAAAAAACTCTTGGCTTGTTGGAGATAAAAATTCAGATATTCTTTGTGCTAAAAATGCAGGTATCAAAAATACAATTCAAGTAAAAAGTGGACATTTCTTCTTAGAAAATGAGTCAGAAGCAGACTATATATGTGAAAGTATCAAAGAAATTAATAAAATTATACAAGAATAA
- the trpB gene encoding tryptophan synthase subunit beta, whose amino-acid sequence MKEIYIPKISKYDPDENGHFGEFGGRYVPETLMPVLKELEAEYKKYRFNKEFWQEVNALLKDYVGRETPLYLAENISEEIGAKVYLKREDLNHTGAHKVNNVIAQGLLAKKLGKTKVIAETGAGQHGVATATIAALLGLDCTVFMGAKDVARQELNVFRMKLLGAKVIAVESGSKTLKDAMNDAIRYWVTNARDTFYIIGTVAGPHPYPLMVRDFQAIIGFESRKQILEKEGKLPDYVLACIGGGSNAIGMFSHFLEDESVQCIGIEAGGLGLDTDKHGCSLEKGSPGVLHGQCSYLLQDENGQVLEAHSISAGLDYPGIGPEHSFHKDNKSVQYDSITDEEAMKAFVWLSQKEGIIPAFESAHAIAYLKKAKEKFKEKTIIINLSGRGDKDMVQAKEILHFD is encoded by the coding sequence ATGAAAGAAATTTATATACCAAAAATAAGTAAATATGACCCTGACGAAAATGGACACTTTGGTGAATTTGGTGGAAGATATGTTCCTGAAACTCTTATGCCTGTGTTAAAAGAATTAGAAGCAGAATATAAAAAATATAGGTTTAATAAAGAATTTTGGCAAGAAGTAAATGCTTTATTAAAAGATTATGTTGGAAGAGAAACACCTTTATATTTAGCAGAAAATATTTCAGAAGAAATAGGTGCTAAAGTTTATTTAAAAAGAGAAGATTTAAATCATACTGGTGCACACAAAGTTAATAATGTTATTGCACAAGGACTTTTAGCTAAAAAATTAGGGAAAACAAAAGTTATAGCTGAAACTGGAGCAGGTCAACACGGTGTTGCAACTGCTACAATTGCAGCATTATTAGGTCTTGACTGTACTGTTTTTATGGGTGCAAAAGATGTTGCAAGACAAGAATTAAATGTATTTAGAATGAAACTTTTAGGAGCAAAAGTAATTGCAGTTGAAAGTGGAAGTAAAACTTTAAAAGATGCAATGAATGATGCTATTAGGTATTGGGTAACTAATGCTAGAGATACTTTCTATATTATTGGTACTGTAGCTGGTCCCCATCCATATCCTCTTATGGTTAGAGACTTTCAAGCAATAATTGGCTTTGAATCAAGAAAACAGATATTAGAAAAAGAAGGAAAACTTCCTGATTATGTATTAGCCTGTATCGGTGGTGGATCAAATGCTATTGGAATGTTTTCACATTTTTTAGAAGATGAAAGTGTTCAATGTATTGGAATTGAAGCAGGTGGTTTAGGACTTGATACAGATAAACATGGCTGCTCTTTAGAAAAAGGAAGTCCAGGGGTTTTACATGGTCAGTGCTCTTACCTTTTACAAGATGAAAATGGACAAGTATTAGAAGCACATTCAATAAGTGCAGGTCTTGATTATCCAGGAATTGGACCAGAACATTCATTTCATAAGGATAATAAAAGTGTACAATATGATTCTATAACAGATGAAGAAGCTATGAAAGCTTTTGTATGGTTAAGTCAAAAAGAAGGAATAATACCTGCTTTTGAATCAGCTCATGCAATTGCATATTTAAAAAAAGCAAAAGAGAAATTCAAAGAAAAAACAATAATTATAAATTTATCTGGCCGGGGTGATAAAGATATGGTGCAAGCTAAAGAAATCTTGCATTTTGATTAG
- the lysS gene encoding lysine--tRNA ligase — MFENKYIQQRIEKANVLRELGVNPYANDSSRNTTISKYLNVNTDIFQKEDKRDENRKYTVAGRIKFFRLMGKASFLKIEDESGILQIYVARDNLPEGFYNDIFKKNVEVGDIIEVSGYPFVTNKGELSLHVHELTILTKSISPLPEKYHGIQDKELRYRQRYLDLIMNSEVRKTFHIRSKVISLTRRFFEDKGFLEVETPMMHPIPGGANAKPFVTHHNSLGVDRFLRIAPELYLKRLIVGGFEAVFEINRNFRNEGMDATHNPEFTSIEFYWAYKTYKDLIELTKEYFEYLFEHLDLPTILPYGDLEIDFSKFSEVPLIESLTTIGGVPADITEDKDKIIAYMKEKNLEVNTNLNLGQLQGELFDEYVEDKLINPTFITEYPVEISPLARRSDEKPHLTDRFELFIAGKEIANAFSELNDPLDQLQRFEGQIAAKDAGDDEAHEMDEDFVNALSYGMAPTAGQGIGIDRLVMMLTNEHSIRDVLLFPAMKPIKHEIDLHAEEEN; from the coding sequence TTGTTTGAAAATAAATATATACAACAAAGAATTGAAAAAGCTAATGTTTTAAGAGAGTTAGGGGTAAACCCTTATGCAAATGATAGTTCAAGAAATACAACGATAAGTAAATATTTAAATGTAAACACTGATATTTTCCAAAAAGAAGATAAAAGAGATGAAAATAGAAAATATACTGTTGCAGGAAGAATAAAGTTTTTTAGACTTATGGGAAAAGCTTCTTTTCTTAAAATTGAAGATGAATCAGGCATTCTACAAATTTATGTAGCAAGAGACAACTTACCTGAAGGTTTTTATAATGATATATTTAAGAAAAATGTAGAGGTTGGAGATATTATTGAAGTATCAGGATACCCATTTGTTACTAATAAAGGAGAATTATCTCTTCATGTTCATGAATTAACAATTTTAACTAAATCAATTTCACCTCTACCAGAAAAATATCATGGTATACAAGATAAAGAATTAAGATATAGACAAAGATATTTAGACCTCATTATGAACTCTGAAGTTAGAAAAACTTTTCATATCAGATCAAAAGTGATTAGTCTTACGAGAAGATTTTTTGAAGATAAAGGTTTCTTAGAAGTTGAAACGCCAATGATGCACCCAATTCCTGGTGGAGCAAATGCAAAACCTTTTGTAACACATCATAATTCTTTAGGTGTTGATAGATTCTTAAGAATTGCTCCTGAATTATATTTAAAAAGATTAATTGTAGGTGGTTTTGAAGCAGTATTTGAAATCAATAGAAACTTTAGAAATGAAGGAATGGATGCAACTCATAATCCAGAATTTACATCTATTGAATTTTATTGGGCATATAAAACATATAAAGATCTGATTGAACTTACAAAAGAATACTTTGAATATCTTTTTGAACATTTAGATTTACCAACTATACTTCCATACGGTGACCTTGAAATTGATTTTTCTAAATTTAGTGAAGTTCCTTTAATTGAGTCACTTACAACTATTGGTGGTGTTCCTGCTGATATTACTGAAGATAAGGATAAAATTATTGCTTATATGAAAGAAAAAAATCTTGAAGTAAATACTAACTTAAATTTAGGACAACTACAAGGTGAATTATTTGATGAATATGTAGAAGATAAACTTATAAATCCAACATTTATCACTGAATATCCAGTTGAAATATCTCCTCTTGCAAGAAGAAGTGATGAAAAACCTCACTTAACTGATAGATTTGAATTATTTATTGCTGGTAAAGAAATAGCAAATGCATTCTCAGAACTTAATGACCCACTTGATCAACTTCAAAGGTTTGAAGGTCAAATTGCAGCTAAAGATGCAGGTGATGATGAAGCCCATGAAATGGATGAAGATTTTGTAAATGCTTTATCATATGGAATGGCACCAACAGCAGGACAAGGTATAGGAATAGATAGACTTGTTATGATGTTAACAAATGAACACTCAATAAGAGATGTATTATTATTTCCAGCAATGAAACCAATTAAGCATGAAATTGATTTACATGCAGAAGAAGAAA